GATCGTCCGTACGCCGGTGCCGGGCTGCATCTCATTGCGCATCTGCGCCGCCGCCTGCTGCTTCTTCTTGGCAGAGCGGGTCATCAGGAACATGGCCCCGATGAGGACGATGAAGGGGAGGAGGGTCACGATGCTCACGGGACGGGTTTCCTTCGCACGGTCGCGGAGAACCCGCGGCCTGATCTTCGGGGGTGGGCGCGCCGACCGGAAAGGGCGGCATCGGCGGAGTCTAGGCGAGTCCGCATCGATGGAACAACGTCCAGCATCGCACCCCGGTTCCGGTCCGGGCGAGTGTCCGCACCGTCACGCCCCGAAGAGCCCCTGTTGTCCCGATCCCATGCCGTACCCTGCGCTCCCCGGGCCCGCTGCCTGCGGCGGAACGAGTCCGAGGTGCGTCCATGCCGCGGGTGTGGCGACCCGGCCACGGGGGGTGCGCGCCAGCAGACCTTCGCGTACGAGGAAGGGTTCGGCGACCTCCTCGACCGTCTCGCGCTCCTCCCCCACGGCGACCGCGAGGGTGGACAGACCGACCGGTCCGCCGCCGAAGAGCTTGAGCAGGGCCTCCAGGACCGCGCGGTCGAGCCGGTCGAGACCGCGGCTGTCCACCTCGTACACGCTGAGGGCCGCCTCGGAGACCTCCCGGGTGATCACTCCGTCGGCCCTGACCTGGGCGTAGTCCCGGACCCGGCGCAGCAGACGGTTGGCGATGCGGGGGGTGCCGCGGGAGCGGCCGGCGATCTCGGCGGCGCCGTCGGGGTCGATCTCGACGTCGAGGAGTCCGGCGGAGCGGTGGATCACGCGCTGGAGCTCGGCCGGGTCGTAGAACTCCATGTGGCCGGTGAAGCCGAAGCGGTCGCGCAGCGGGGGCGGCAGGAGTCCGGCCCGGGTGGTGGCGCCGACCAGGGTGAAGGGCGGGAGTTCCAGGGGGATGGCGGTGGCGCCGGGGCCCTTGCCGACGATGACGTCGACACGGAAGTCCTCCATCGCCATGTAGAGCATCTCCTCGGCAGGCCGGGACATCCGGTGGATCTCGTCGAGGAAGAGGATCTCGCCCTCCTGGAGGGAGGAGAGGATCGCGGCGAGATCGCCGGCGTGCTGGATGGCGGGGCCCGAGGTGATGCGGATCGGCGCGTTCATCTCGGCCGCGATGATCAT
This is a stretch of genomic DNA from Streptomyces sp. R44. It encodes these proteins:
- the ruvB gene encoding Holliday junction branch migration DNA helicase RuvB, translating into MNWDDDSTAEPDARIVGASAEGDDQAVEAALRPKDLSEFVGQEKVRQQLDLVLKAARQRGATADHVLLSGAPGLGKTTLSMIIAAEMNAPIRITSGPAIQHAGDLAAILSSLQEGEILFLDEIHRMSRPAEEMLYMAMEDFRVDVIVGKGPGATAIPLELPPFTLVGATTRAGLLPPPLRDRFGFTGHMEFYDPAELQRVIHRSAGLLDVEIDPDGAAEIAGRSRGTPRIANRLLRRVRDYAQVRADGVITREVSEAALSVYEVDSRGLDRLDRAVLEALLKLFGGGPVGLSTLAVAVGEERETVEEVAEPFLVREGLLARTPRGRVATPAAWTHLGLVPPQAAGPGSAGYGMGSGQQGLFGA